In Onychostoma macrolepis isolate SWU-2019 chromosome 04, ASM1243209v1, whole genome shotgun sequence, one DNA window encodes the following:
- the smo gene encoding LOW QUALITY PROTEIN: protein smoothened (The sequence of the model RefSeq protein was modified relative to this genomic sequence to represent the inferred CDS: inserted 1 base in 1 codon), whose translation MSSKRLCSIVGGFWMLWIWAETSIIAQAVILHPNETIFNDFCKKSTTCEVLKYNTCLGSPLPYTHTSLILAEDSETQEEALEKLAMWSGLRNAPRCWAVIQPLLCAIYMPKCENGKVELPSQHLCQATRKPCSIVERERGWPNFLKCENKEQFPKGCQNEVQKIKFNTSGQCEAPLVKTDIQASWYKDVEGCGIQCNNPLFTEDEHSDMHNYIAIFGSITLLCTFFTLATFLADWKNSNRYPAVILFYVNACFFIGSIGWLAQFMDGARKEIVCKSDDTMRLGEPSSTETLSCVIIFVIVYYSLMSGVIWFVMLTYAWHTSFKALGTTHQPLYGKTSYFHLVTWSIPFILTVAILAIAEVDGDSVSGICFVGYKNYRFRAGFVLAPIGVVLVVGGYFLIRGVMTLFSIKSNHPGLLSEKAASKINETMLRLGIFGFLAFGFVFITFGCHFYDFFNQAEWEKSFREYVLCEANVTIAHQTNKPIPECAIKNRPSLLVEKINLFSMFGTGIAMSTWVWTKATILIWKRTWFRIIGRSDDEPKRIKKSKMIAKAFSKRKELQKDPEKELSFSMHTVSHEGPVAGINFDLNEPSMEMSSAWAQHVTKMVARRGAILPQDISVTPTGTPVPPPEERNKLWMVEAEISPEMMKRKKKKKKRRKEIRPTGPAADEGNPAYHRREFGPSSVPRLPKLPGHRSLVANLWEQQRQQQEEQDMLPGAFPEFRPXCPLPYQERYGGLGYLHNKPSSLPLANPLTLRDSMQDDLGGFQQSSWQPNGVFRYLGQEASAMDAGRTTVVSRADGRRGVPIHSRTNLMEAELLDADSDF comes from the exons ATGTCCTCCAAGCGCCTCTGCTCCATTGTTGGAGGCTTTTGGATGCTTTGGATCTGGGCAGAAACCTCTATAATCGCTCAGGCGGTCATCTTGCACCCAAATGAAACGATATTCAACGACTTTTGTAAGAAATCCACAACttgtgaagtattaaaatacaatacGTGCCTTGGTTCACCTTTGCCGTACACGCACACATCTTTGATTCTGGCTGAAGACTCAGAAACTCAAGAGGAAGCCTTGGAGAAATTGGCCATGTGGTCTG GGTTGAGAAATGCTCCTCGCTGTTGGGCCGTCATTCAACCGTTGCTGTGTGCCATTTACATGCCAAAATGTGAAAATGGAAAGGTTGAACTGCCCAGCCAGCACCTGTGCCAAGCTACACGCAAACCTTGCAGTATTGTGGAGCGGGAGAGGGGCTGGCCCAACTTCCTCAAGTGTGAAAACAAGGAGCAGTTCCCTAAGGGTTGCCAG AATGAGGTCCAGAAGATCAAATTCAACACTTCAGGACAGTGTGAGGCTCCCTTGGTCAAAACCGACATCCAGGCAAGTTGGTACAAGGACGTGGAAGGTTGTGGGATCCAGTGCAACAATCCCCTGTTCACAGAAGACGAGCACTCGGACATGCATAACTACATTGCCATCTTCGGCTCCATCACTCTCCTATGTACCTTCTTTACGCTG GCCACATTTCTCGCCGACTGGAAGAATTCCAACCGTTACCCCGCTGTGATCCTCTTTTACGTCAACGCATGTTTCTTTATCGGAAGTATTGGATGGCTCGCTCAGTTCATGGATGGAGCCCGTAAGGAGATTGTTTGCAAAAGCGACGACACTATGCGGCTTGGAGAGCCATC ATCCACCGAGACACTGTCGTGCGTGATTATCTTCGTCATTGTGTATTATTCGCTAATGTCTGGAGTCATTTGGTTTGTTATGCTCACTTATGCCTGGCACACATCATTCAAAGCCCTGGGCACCACCCACCAGCCTCTGTATGGAAAAACGTCCTATTTTCACCTGGTCACATGGTCTATTCCTTTCATTCTGACAGTTGCTATACTGGCCATTGCAGAG GTGGATGGAGATTCGGTTAGCGGCATTTGCTTTGTTGGCTATAAGAACTACAGATTCCGTGCAGGGTTTGTTCTGGCTCCTATCGGGGTGGTCCTTGTTGTTGGCGGTTATTTCCTAATACGAG GGGTTATGACATTGTTTTCCATTAAAAGTAACCATCCAGGGCTGCTCAGTGAAAAAGCTGCTAGTAAAATCAATGAAACCATGCTGAGGCTTG GCATATTTGGATTCTTGGCctttggttttgttttcatcACTTTCGGCTGCCATTTCTATGACTTTTTCAACCAAGCTGAGTGGGAAAAAAGCTTCAGGGAATATGTACT CTGTGAGGCGAATGTCACCATAGCTCACCAGACCAACAAGCCAATCCCAGAGTGTGCCATCAAGAACAGGCCTAGTCTGCTGGTGGAGAAGATCAACCTCTTTTCAATGTTCGGCACAGGCATTGCAATGAGCACATGGGTTTGGACGAAGGCCACCATCCTTATTTGGAAACGCACCTGGTTCAG AATCATTGGCCGAAGTGATGATGAGCCGAAACGTATTAAGAAGAGTAAAATGATTGCCAAGGCATTCTCAAAGCGAAAAGAACTGCAGAAGGATCCAGAAAAAGAGCTGTCCTTCAGCATGCACACCGTTTCTCATGAGGGACCTGTGG CGGGTATCAACTTTGACCTGAATGAGCCATCAATGGAAATGTCTTCTGCATGGGCCCAACATGTGACCAAGATGGTGGCTAGAAGAGGGGCAATTTTACCACAAGATATCTCAGTGACGCCCACCGGAACACCTG TTCCGCCTCCAGAGGAAAGGAACAAACTTTGGATGGTTGAAGCAGAAATTTCTCCTGAaatgatgaaaagaaaaaagaagaagaaaaagagaaggAAGGAAATACGGCCAACTGGTCCTGCAGCGGACGAAGGGAATCCTGCCTACCACCGGAGGGAGTTTGGCCCCAGCTCAGTCCCCCGTCTCCCAAAACTTCCAGGTCACCGGAGTCTGGTGGCTAACCTTTGGGAGCAGCAGCGACAGCAGCAGGAGGAACAGGATATGCTACCTGGAGCCTTCCCAGAATTCAGGC TGTGTCCTCTTCCTTATCAGGAGAGGTATGGTGGGCTGGGATACTTACACAATAAACCCTCCAGCCTCCCCCTTGCCAATCCCCTGACTCTACGAGATAGCATGCAAGATGATTTGGGTGGCTTCCAGCAATCATCATGGCAGCCTAATGGGGTTTTCCGGTACCTTGGGCAGGAGGCTTCCGCGATGGATGCTGGCAGGACTACTGTTGTGTCACGGGCCGATGGCAGGAGGGGTGTACCAATACACTCCAGAACCAATCTTATGGAGGCTGAGCTATTGGATGCTGactcagatttttaa